TGATCTCGCGCAACATATTGAAGCTCTTGGTAGCTTTTGGTTTGGAATTAAAAAGATCTATTGGGAGAGTCCAAAAAGAGCTTGGATAGCTGAATCATTTGAGGAGCAGGAGGCTCTTGAATTTTCAACGCATGATTTTCAGCAAGAGTCTCATGAAAATAAATGCTACAGAGAAATGTCTCCAGGAATGCTAGCATCTCTGGTACAGAATCGTCTCCTTCACCAACATTTAGTTTTGCCAATGTCGTTCTATCGAGAAGCATGTAATGACTTTAGCTCTGGTAGATACACAAGTTCCTTTATCAACTTCTACTTCTATCTAGATGACTTATACGGACAAGGCAAAACAAAAAACAAAGAAGTAGAAAAATTATTTAAGTCATCGGAGCATATCAGGAAAGCTATTGAGCAAACTATAGAACTTTATCAAAATGTAGGGGATTCGGAAAATTTGGATCAATTAAAGAAGTTCCTTGATATGGAAAAGCGTGAGTTTAATGTCGATGGAATAATCGAGCTGATAGTACAGGTGCGTGGTAATTTATCACACTTTTCTCAAAAAAGCTCCAAGAAAAAGGGGCATCCTCTAAATCAAAGAGAGTTCAGAAGCATGGCGTATCTTATAAACTCAATTTGCATTCACACATTTATAGAGCTTACTACTGGTGAGATGCCAAAGTAGTTTGTATATTCTGATGGTGGATGCAAGCAGCTGGTGAGCTAAGTTGTTAGACTGCCAGGTTGTCTGTGGGATGGTGCTTCAACGTTATTGGTAGGTTGCATCAAGATTATCGATGGAGCGATCGCCCCTCTGTAGCTCACAGTAGTTCAACAAACTCGTCCACGGTCAAACCCACTTGGCGGATGATCGCACGTAAAGTCCCTCGATCTAACTCTTTGTGATCTGGTACAGTGACCGTCGCTTTAGGTTCTTCGCGAACTAAAATGATATGGCTTCCACGTTGCCGATTTACGACAAAGCCGATTTGCTCTAGTGCTCTAACACATTCTGCACCTGAAATGACAGGCAGCTTACTCATACCAGTACAACTTCTACTCTATCCTCTGGAACAGACTCACCTCGCTCTTGCAGAACTTCGATGTAGAGAGCGATCGCTTCTTCAATATTAGCTACAGCTTCCTCACGAGTTTTCCCTTGGCTAATGCAACCTGGTAAACTAGGTACTTCAACGACAAAATAACCATCCTCACCAGGATACAGTAGTACTTTGCGTTTAGATTCGGCTTGAAGTTTTGCCACTGTTATTGCACCTACTCGGTTACTTGATCCAAATCCTAACATTCAATCAAATATCCCCTTGGGAAACAATCTCTCAAATTTATAGTAGCTGATTCACCAACCACGCCACAGCACTCTCCACATCGCTGACTTGCTCTCCTGGTGGAGTTGCTGGACGCTTTACCATTACCACCTTCACCCCAAGTTCCCGCGCTGCAATAATCTTGGCATACGTCGCATCACCGCCGCTATTCTTACTCACGACTGTATCAATTTGATGTGAAATCAAGAGTTTTCGCTCATTGTCTAGGGCAAAGGGACCGCGATCGCACAATATCACCCCTGATGGCACCAATGCTTCAGTTGCAGGAGGCTCAATCAGTCGCATCAAAAACCAAATATCCTCCAAACTGGCAAAGGATGCAAGTTGCTGCCTACCGATAGTCAGGAATACTCGTTTGGCAAATTCAGGTAATACAGCAGCTGCTGCTTCCACACTATCAACTTCAACCCACCAATCATTAGGAAGACGCTCCCAAGCAGGACGGATCAGCATCAGATGGGGTATTTTACAAGTAGCAGCGGCAGCAGCTGCATGAAAAGATATCTGTTTAGCGAAGGGGTGAGTCGCATCGATCACTACATCTATTTTTGCTTCAATTAAGTATTCTACCAGCCCTGCTTCACCACCAAAACCCCCAATACGTAGTATTCCGGCTGGCGCTTGTGGTTGACTGGTGCGACCAGCTAAAGATGTGATAACTTCTACCTCTGGGATAGCGGAGGCTTTAGCTGCCAATTCTGTCGCGTCACCTGTTCCGCCAAGAATAAGAAGATGCTTCATATTTACAATAGTTAAAGTCTTCGCGAGTATTTGCAAACTATCCAAGGAACGCTTGAGCAATACCTTAGGCTACACCGCCCTAAATCGCTGGAGTCAAGCTAATAATCTTCGATTTTATCGAAAGTCAAAATTCGCAACAAATAGTCAAAGAATATAATTTTACTTAGCCTTACTTAAAGCTTTCAATTCAACCAATCACTAACAAACGGAACACTCAATAGTGTTCTTATTTTATACCATTCTCACTAGAGACGATTTTTTATCTTAGATGTTCCTAAATTATATAAGCTTTATCAAAGTTACATAAAATTTGCCAACACCCTTGGAAAAACTAGATATTGTATCAGTATATTTTTTTATTGTGGTTTAATTCGTACTGACTATTTATAAATACATTATCATTCTTCATTGCATTTGCACTAACGTTATGTGCTCTTTGCTCAATATAAAGGCGCTTGCATCTGATTGTAAGTAGCTTCCTATGTAGATATAAGTATGGTCTTAGTATCTATATTTTGCTGCTTTGATATTGTTGGTATGTACTTTAAAAAACTCTTATTTATTGATTACTTATTTTTATTTGATTTTATACACTTCCATACATAAAAATTTCATAAATTCTATCTTTGTACTTAAATGAGTTAAGTACAAGCACTGAAAAAACAAGAATTTAAAATTCTCTAACAAAGCACACTGTAAACAAAGTGATTATTAACGTTTTCTTGACTAGACCTCTCCAAAAATGGCTATGAAACCAATACCCCGCGCTTGCACTAAAAATCATTTTTGGAGAGGTCTACTGGCTCATGGTAGTTTTAATACGTGTTTTAACTTTTTTGTTAAAATTATAGTAATCTAAATAATAGTGAGTATATTACTTACCATCTACCCATTAACTAAAGTTTTCTATTTATTTGAGGTTATGTACTCAATTTTTTGAGTTTCACTGGAAATTATTGAAGGTGGCACTCAAAACTCTCCAGGGTGACGATTCGTTACGAAACAATGTCACATAGTGTTACCAGTACGTATGATGAAAATACCTTTTTATGAAACAGTTGCCTTTGCGCCTCATGACGCAACTTAAGTGTATGAGTTATGACCACAGTCACAACTCATATGAGTTTGCTATTCTTATAATTCAAATAGGCATCTACTTAGGCTAGGCAAAACTTGGCGGACAGCCATATGGGAATAATAGGTAGAGGCGGGAATATACCTCTCCTTGTTTGCGGAAATTTTAGTAAAATCCAATAGTTTTGGTATGGAAAAATACTCTATAAAGGTGTATTTGATAAATAGTTATCCACTTTCTAAATTTCTTGTGATACCCAATGATGCTGTAAACTCTCCTGCTAAGTACACGTCACCATAAAACGGGTTCGGAATTGGCTTAAGAGATAATTCATTTCCCTGTTTTGGCATAAATTTGATTTCCGAACCCTATTAATGATGAATTGTACTAAGTGTACTCCTCAGTACAATGAATGTAGATAAGTAGCTTAAACTCTGTGTACAAGCTATCTGTAATTTCTCCCGATTTTCCATTAAGGAGCAGTAAAACTAAGTAAAACCTTAAATCCGCACAGCTACCGAACCAGGAACTAGGCTTTTCCAAGCATTGCTCTGCTTTTGGTGAGGGATCTTTGTTTTCAGGGATTGAGTACTGTAATCTCACATCTGTTATTGCTTTGTCTAAACAGGTGTAAGTCATGCTTCACCAACTTTTCAACAAGACAAAGTACAAGTTTGTGGCAATAATATAGAGTCAATACAGATCTAAGTTGCTAGTTACTAATAGCATCATTCTTCTAGTCTCTAGCCACGAGTACCTATCTTCATATCGTTGTTGTTCTTTAAATCAAAAATCTTTCTTTATGAATATGACGACTCTTCCTATTGGTAGATACAGATTTTTTCAGGCATTACAGCCACTATCTCTACTAGGAAAAATGACCAGTAAACCTCTGAGTGGTTGTTGGCAAGTGTTTAGCCCATCCGCTTCTTGGTCAATCTATTTAGATGAAGGTAAACTGATTTATGCCTGTTATACAGATAAAATGTTTGATGTCATTTACAGGCATTTAAACCGTTTAAGTGAGGAAATTCCTACTCTCAATAGTGGAATTGATAAACAGTTGCAGACGCTATTTGAAACTGGACTTGACAATCAAGCAATACAAAATCCAGATTATTTAGCTATTTGCTGGCTCGTGAATCAAAAGTATATGACTCCTGCTCAAGCAGGAATCTTAATAGAGCAATTGGCGATAGAAATTATTGAACAATTTCTGAATATAAAAGAGGGGAGTTATGAATTTGCTTCGGAAAGTGTCCTAGATGATATGCCAAAGTTCTGCCATCTTGATTTACGCTTAATAGTCGAACATTGTCAAAATAGAACACAAGAAGAGGAAAATACTACATCACGCCGGATACAACGCCGATTCCAATCTTTTTCATCAAAAATAAAGCAGTCAAAAGCAAAAATAGAACAAAAATTTACAAATTTTACCAACATTCAAACAGTAGATTTTAATAATAACGATGGTCAACACCAACAGAACTTCCAAAAACCATTTAACAAAAAGACTTATACAGTAGTCTGCGTTGATGATAGTCCTATGATCATCAACGTCATCACGAATTTCTTAGATAATCAAATATTTTCTGTGATTGGAATAGATGACTCTTTAAAAGCTTTAATGCAAATTATCCGTATTAAACCTGACCTCATTTTACTAGATATCGAAATGCCAAACTTAGATGGTTATGAACTGTGTACCCTGTTACGAAAACATTCATACTTTCAGAACACTCCAGTGATTATGGTTACGGGTAGAGCAGGATTGATAGACAGAGCAAAAGCAAAGATGGTTAGAGCAACAGGCTATCTAATCAAGCCTTTTACACAAGTAGATTTGCTGAAAGTTATCTCTCAACACATTGAATAATTTATAAGTGAGCAATACAATTCATACCAAATTTGGGTGACTCCGCTTGAACATTAGTCAGCACGCTTAAGAACAAGTCTCGTATAGCCGCACCTGTCTGTACCAGTGTTCTATAGCGGATTATTACCACGTATGCGCAAAGCGCAGGCTAGGCCAACAAAGCAGCGTCTTCGACAGCAAAGGGAAAACATCAGTTCCTAACAAAGGCGTCTACAACGGGGAGAACCCCCCCTAAGAGCGGACTGGCTTTAACCTACAATATCTTAATGTTTACTTTCACCCATCGGTTCTTATAATAAAAACAAAACTTGACAATCACTTTTGTAGGAATGCTCATAATGAGCAGTTTTGTTTTTTATATTAGCTTCAATATATATCAGGGTCATCACAAGTAAAGTATCTCCTCTTTACAGTTCTAAGGATGTGAAAGCGATTTTATATTCTTCAACGATTGACAGAATATATAATTTGCTATTATAAATTATCTCATTTGATTAGATTATTAACAGTACCCAGGAAACTTGCTAAATAGCGACAATAATTAGTCATGTTTTCTTTGGCAATTGGAGATGACTAATGACAATAACCCTATGGCGCTCTGCCACGCCTTACGGCTAACGCATGATTGCGTGCGCTTTGGGCTTACGGAGACGCGCTCGTCCCAAGGGGACACGCTACGCATTCGCTCTTAGCGTGCGCTGTGCGCTTACGCGAACGCCAGTCGCCTGGTTGTCGGGAAGCAAGGACCGCAGCACTGGTTTCAATAAAGACTCTTGACGAATAAAGATTATGTTACGAGACAAAGAATTACAAACCCAGTTGCAGTTTTTCGAGGAAGTAACTGACTCTCTCAATACCCTAGAAACTGTATTATTAGAAGTCAAATTTAATCGTGAAATTGCTCTATCAAAAATAAATGCTGGAGTCAGAGCTGCTCATTCCATAAAAGGTGGTGCAGGCATAATGGGATTTCGGACTTTAAGTGCTTTAGCTCACCGATTAGAAGATTACTTTAAAGTTTTGACAACTCAGAAAGACCCTTTAGAACTTGACGCTGATTTGCAAAGCCTACTTTTAGCTGGAGTAGATTGGTTACGCCAAATAGTAAAACTACATTCAGAAGGTTATACCATCGATGAACAATGGTTAGCAACCTTTTGTTATCCAGTTTTTGAAGAGTTACAAGATCGTTTGGGCTGTTTGATTTCTGAGGATACGATAACAGTTCTATCACCAGAGAGTGCGTTACAAGACATAATTCGCTTACTGTTTCAAACGGAAGTAGAAGACTGTTTGCAACGCCTAGAATCATTAATTTTAAATAGTGAACAATCTGTTTTGCGACACGAAGCTAATCTCATGGCAATAGAGTTGGGTGGCTTGGGCGAAATGCTCCAGCTACAAGCTTTTACTCAGCTTTGTAAGTCCATAACCGAGAAATTAGAAGCAGCAGAAAAAGTTGAAGAAATTGCACGCTCAGCCTTGCAAGCATGGCGACAGTCACAAACTTTAATACTAACAAATCAAATTGATAGTTTACCAACACAAATTACCCATAATACCCAAAGAAGTTGTAATTTCTATCAAGTTGCATTTCAACAAATCACTTGAGAGTGTTGATACTCGGTTTACTTATCAAAGTATGCCCGTAAACTATACTTTGAATCACCCCAAGGGGGTTGACTCATGATCAATTGCGAAATCTAGCGTGCATCTTGACTACTGAACCAATGACAACAATTGCTGGGGCTTCAAACCCAGATGCCTCAACTTGCTCTACAATTGTTCCCAGCTGACCAACTAATTCTTCTTGATCCGGTCGCGTACCCCACCGTACCAGAGCAATAGGCGTTTCTGAATTCAACCCGGCTTCGGTTAACTGTTCGACGATGTGAGACAAATTGTGGATACCCATGTATATTACGATTGTTTCTGAACCGTGGGCGATCGCATTCCAATTTACGGCGGGTCGGTACTTACCTGCTGCCTCATGTCCTGTCACAAAAGTTACAGAAGAACTATATAACCGATGCGTCAAAGCTATACCTGCATAAGCTGGAGCAGCAATTCCCGATGTCACACCAGGCACAACTTCCACAGGAATTCCAGCTTCTACCAATTCTTCCATCTCTTCGCCACCACGACCAAATATAAACGGGTCACCCCCCTTAAGTCGCACAACAATGGCATTATCCTGTGCCTTAGCAATGAGCAAGTGCGTTGTTTCTTCCTGTAAAATTGAATGACGTCCCCGTCGCTTGCCAGCATCAATCTTCTGGGCTTGAGGATTAATCATCGCCAAAATTGCTGGACTGACCAAGGCATCATAAATCACTACATCCGCACACTCTAACAAACTCTTGCCTTTGAGAGTCATCAACCCCGGATCTCCCGGTCCCGCGCCTACTAGGTACACCTTACCCAAATACTTCTTTTGCTGTTGGTTCTCTTCGAGACGGCTTCTGCCGAACGCGTCCTTCTTTTGGAGAGGGCTTGCGCCGAACGTGTCTTCGCGGTTCATTATTTTAACAAATCCCAAATCAATTCCACTAATTCTTTACTTGCTCCCAAAGGCTCAGTCAGTTGAAAGTTCACTTCAGGAAACTGTAATTTTAACTCTTGTTGCTTTTGAGCAACAGTGTCCGTCATTCCACCTGGAAATAGAAAGTATGGTATTATGGCTAAATTCTTATAGCCAGTACCCACTAACTCTTGTACCCGTGCTTCCAACCTAGGAGACACACCCAAGTATGCAGCTACTGCTCCTATCTTCGCCGCCATTGCTTCCACTGGAACATTACCTTCAAGGCGACGACTACCATGAGCCAAAAGAATTTTTGCTTCTGCTTTTGTAGCAATCAACTGCTTGGCTAGTAAGCACTCTAAACCAGGGTGAGAGCCTAAGTATGGTTGTAAAAATATCTTAATATTCTGACCGATAGCCTGCTGTGCCAGTGCGACTTGGGCTGGAATATCTTCCATCACATGAACTCCTGGCAACAGAAATAGTGGTTGGATTTTGAGACTATCACATCCAGAATCTAAAGCATTCTTAGCAAATTTTATGATTTGCTTATGCAGGGGTTCAGGATTTAATTCCAAGTACGCTGTACCGACCAAGGTTTGACATTTCAACTGAGAAGTTATACCTCCAGTTGTTGTAACGAGTAAATCGCTTTGTATCTTATGACATAACAGTTCTACCAGATGTTGGATAGCAATTTCCGGACGCGGATCGTGACTTCCGTGAGATACCAGCAAATGTGCAGATGCCATTACCAAGGACGTTACTTAAATGTTTCGATTGATTAAATATAGCGTAGGTTGAATTAAGTCACTATATGGCAATAGATAGAAAATAAGTATTGCCAGAAACTGTTAGTTCCTGGCTGCTGTAGGGATTAATTGAGAATATTATTAGATAGCGGCTTCTTTCTCAGCTTACTTTTCTTCTGCAACGGGGTCAGCAATGTAACGGAAAGTAGGTTCCTCGTTCCAAGGACCGCGCTCATCCTTACCATTAGTAGACAAGTTGTAGTAAATGTCTACAGTGCTATCAGGTTGGATATTACCAAAGAATGGGTCAGTTAACTTACCCAAAGAGTCCAACGCCTTCATGAACATTTGAGTATGAGAAATTTCCCGAGTCAGAAGATGCACAAGTGCCTCTTTGGTTCCATCATCAGGAGCTAGCTTAATCAATGACTCGTAAGTTTGACGTGCGCCAGCTTCAGCAGCAATGTCTGCCCGCAAATCGCGCACTACGTCACCACCTTCATTAATATAAGCTGCTGACCAAGCTTGACCTTGACTATCTAGCAAGTGAGGTCCTACACCCCGCACAGCAAACAAGGTACTTTTGTAAGCTTCAGTTTGGTCAACATTTTTGGTATGAGAGTCGATGAGCTTACCAATCATTTCTAAGTGGCTAAACTCTTCGAGAGCAATATCTTGCAACATATCCTTAATTCCGGCATGTTCGCAATGTAAGGATTGCGTCCAGTATTGCAAAGCCGCTGTTAATTCACCTGTTGCGCCACCAAACTGTTCTAGAAGCAGCTGAGCAAAACGTGGATTTGGATCAGCAATGTTAACAGGTCGAATTGTTTCTTTTTTATGAAAAAACACAATAGTTCTCCTTTATTTTAGGTATTTATGCCAATTTCTTCGGAGTATCTTGAATCAGACTCTTGAAATCGGAAAAATTCCTACTCTCTTTACAAAATGTTAACGGTGGCAGCTTGCTGAAACCTTGATCCTGGGGAAGACTTGCTATCTAAGTAGCTCTATCCAAAGTTGTTATTATTTTTGGCTAAGTTACTGCTTTTGAGCGTTGTATGTGTAGAAATTTTCAAAAGCTCCCACCGTTTCAAATTTATAAGAAGGTACCCAATTATTAAGTTTAAAATCTGTACGGTAAACACTAAAAATGAGAAAATCTTGTTTTTCAGTACTAATGGAGATAATTTCCCTCATACGCGGGTTTGCTGCTTCTAGCAGTTTATCGCAGTTCATTCGTATTACATTTTCTAATATATTTGGGCTTTTCTTACAGACATTGCTTTTCAAATACTCGCTCAGGGTTTGTACTGCATACTCTTCATATTTGGTCTGACTAGGATTTGTATTCGCCATTGCCATACCCAAGACTGCTACTCCGACGACTCCCAGGCATGTAATAATAGTGATAGCTCTCATTTGTCTCAACTGCTATTTGCCATAGATATTAGACTCCAGATTATTGAAGTCCGTTCCTTTGGCAAAAGCACTTGATCTATTCAGCAGCTAGTGTTATATTATGGATAATAATGGCGAGCGTAGCCAAGCGGTTAAGGCAGAGGTTTGTGGTACCTCCACTGGTGGGTTCGACTCCCATCGTTCGCCCTGAGGTAATTGTTAGTTGTTGACAGGCAACTGACTCAGCAATCAAAGTGAAATCCCCCAACTCAAGTTTGGGGGATTTTGTTAACAAGGTTTTTTGAGTAATTTTTTATCTTTATTCTCGAACAAAAGGCTGTTTGCGTCTTACGGATGCTCAGCCATAAAAATTGACCTTGCTTTAAAGAATATGCTGAAATTAGAAATATTTGAAGACATCTTTCATTTGTATAATAAATGACTTAATGTTCCTTGAATTCAATTTCTATTCTTCGCTAACTATAAAATAAAAAGAGAAACTTTTGTTTCAGTTATTTCAGTAATCATCACGCTAAAACAGGATAGGACGAAAGGAAGTTTTATTAGTACTTCCAAAGATATTTACCCTGGCAATCTAAGCGAAAGTTATATGGCAGTAGGTAAGAGTTTATTCTTTAAATGAAATCGGGTTTTTCAATAAAAATGCTTAGTATTTATAATTACACGTTTTGGATAATCACTTGATATTTTCCGTTTTGTTGAAGACAAAAACAACGAAAGAGTACGCCTTTAGTTAGAGTGCAAAATACTCATATATAAGATTAGCGTAAAAAGGTAGAGAGGTTTAAAGATACTCAGAGTAGTAATAATTGCTAATTGCCAAGGTGTAGTACTTGTTTATACGATTACCCATGGGCAGTTGACTATTAGCTATTGCTCAGTCAAATGCTGAATCCAAAACCTACAATTATCTCACAAGTTGCTATGTCAGAATTACTTCAAGCTGTTTTAAATAGTGAAGAAAAAAGTGATTTGCGTTCCCTGATCAGTGAGTTACGTCAGCAAGAAAAAAAATACTTGCTGCGGAACGACATACTCAATTTATATGGTGAATATTGCTCTAAGTACGAAAAACCTGAGCAATTTTACACTGCTTCTCATTTAGCAAAACTTGTTTACTACACTCAAGAAATCATTCAAGAGGAATCAAGTCTGTGCTTCATCATACGACCAAAGATTGCTAGTCAAGAGGTTTACCGACTGACAGGCGACTTGAGTGTACAGCCGATGACGGTTCAGGAACTGTTGGATTTGCGCGATCGCCTAGTAAACCGACATAATCCCAACGAAGGCGACCTCTTGGAATTGGATTTTGGTCCATTTTACGATTACACCCCGGTGATTCGCGATCCAAAAAATATTGGTAAGGGGGTGCAGTTTCTCAACCGCTACCTATCCAGTAAGCTGTTTGCTGACCCCAAGCAATGGCTAGAAGGCTTGTTTAACTTCTTGCGCCTACACCAATACAACGGTGTTCAACTGCTTATCAACCAGCGGATTCAGTCACAGCAGCAACTGTCTGATCAAGTCAAAAAAGCCATCTCTTTCGTCAGCGATCGTCCCAGTGAGGAACCCTACGAAGAATTCCGATTTGAGATGCAAGTGATGGGCTTTGAACCAGGTTGGGGGCATACTGCGCAGCGAGTCCAGGAAAGCTTGAGTATTCTGGATGAATTGATTGACTCTCCCGATCCCCAGACCTTGGAAGCTTTCATCTCTCGCATCCCGATGATTTTTAGAATCGTCTTGGTTTCTGCCCACGGTTGGTTTGGGCAAGAGGGAGTTTTGGGACGTCCCGACACTGGGGGTCAAGTGGTTTACGTCCTCGACCAAGCGAAGAACTTGGAAAAGCAACTGCAAGAAGACGTGATGTTGGCTGGTTTAGAAGGATTGAATGTCAAGCCGAAGGTGATTATTCTCAGCCGCCTTATCCCCAACAGTGATGGCACCCTTTGTAACCAGCGCCTAGAAAAAGTCCACGATACTGAGAACGCCTGGATTTTGCGAGTGCCTTTGCGGGAATTCAATCCCAACATGACACAAAACTGGATTTCGCGGTTTGAATTTTGGCCCTATCTGGAAACCTTTGCTATAGATTCCGAAAAAGAACTGCTGGCAGAGTTTCAGGGTAAACCAGATTTAATTGTTGGTAACTACACTGATGGGAATTTGGTAGCGTTTTTGCTGTCACGCAGACTGCGTGTCACACAGTGTAACATTGCCCATGCCTTAGAAAAGTCCAAATACTTGTTCAGTAATTTGTATTGGCAAGATTTGGAGGATAAATATCATTTTTCGTTACAATTCAGCGCTGACTTGTTGGCGATGAATGCTGCCAACTTTATCATCAGCAGCACTTACCAAGAAATTGTGGGCACGCCGGATAGTGTAGGACAGTACGAGTCACTCAAGTGCTTCACCATGCCGGAACTGTACCACGTTGTTAATGGGATTGAACTGTTTAGTCCCAAGTTTAACGTGGTACCGCCTGGAGTGAACGAGAATGCTTATTTCCCATATACTCGTACGCAAGACAGAGTTGAGAGCGATCGCCTCAGATTAGAAGAAATGCTCTTCACTCTGGAAGACGACTCTCAAATTTTTGGTAGACTTGATGATCCAACCAAGCGTCCGCTTTTCTCAATGGCGCGTCTTGACCGCA
This portion of the Brasilonema sennae CENA114 genome encodes:
- a CDS encoding type II toxin-antitoxin system HicA family toxin; protein product: MSKLPVISGAECVRALEQIGFVVNRQRGSHIILVREEPKATVTVPDHKELDRGTLRAIIRQVGLTVDEFVELL
- a CDS encoding type II toxin-antitoxin system HicB family antitoxin — protein: MTVAKLQAESKRKVLLYPGEDGYFVVEVPSLPGCISQGKTREEAVANIEEAIALYIEVLQERGESVPEDRVEVVLV
- a CDS encoding cobalt-precorrin-6A reductase is translated as MKHLLILGGTGDATELAAKASAIPEVEVITSLAGRTSQPQAPAGILRIGGFGGEAGLVEYLIEAKIDVVIDATHPFAKQISFHAAAAAATCKIPHLMLIRPAWERLPNDWWVEVDSVEAAAAVLPEFAKRVFLTIGRQQLASFASLEDIWFLMRLIEPPATEALVPSGVILCDRGPFALDNERKLLISHQIDTVVSKNSGGDATYAKIIAARELGVKVVMVKRPATPPGEQVSDVESAVAWLVNQLL
- a CDS encoding response regulator — protein: MTTLPIGRYRFFQALQPLSLLGKMTSKPLSGCWQVFSPSASWSIYLDEGKLIYACYTDKMFDVIYRHLNRLSEEIPTLNSGIDKQLQTLFETGLDNQAIQNPDYLAICWLVNQKYMTPAQAGILIEQLAIEIIEQFLNIKEGSYEFASESVLDDMPKFCHLDLRLIVEHCQNRTQEEENTTSRRIQRRFQSFSSKIKQSKAKIEQKFTNFTNIQTVDFNNNDGQHQQNFQKPFNKKTYTVVCVDDSPMIINVITNFLDNQIFSVIGIDDSLKALMQIIRIKPDLILLDIEMPNLDGYELCTLLRKHSYFQNTPVIMVTGRAGLIDRAKAKMVRATGYLIKPFTQVDLLKVISQHIE
- the cobA gene encoding uroporphyrinogen-III C-methyltransferase, with translation MNREDTFGASPLQKKDAFGRSRLEENQQQKKYLGKVYLVGAGPGDPGLMTLKGKSLLECADVVIYDALVSPAILAMINPQAQKIDAGKRRGRHSILQEETTHLLIAKAQDNAIVVRLKGGDPFIFGRGGEEMEELVEAGIPVEVVPGVTSGIAAPAYAGIALTHRLYSSSVTFVTGHEAAGKYRPAVNWNAIAHGSETIVIYMGIHNLSHIVEQLTEAGLNSETPIALVRWGTRPDQEELVGQLGTIVEQVEASGFEAPAIVVIGSVVKMHARFRN
- a CDS encoding sirohydrochlorin chelatase, coding for MASAHLLVSHGSHDPRPEIAIQHLVELLCHKIQSDLLVTTTGGITSQLKCQTLVGTAYLELNPEPLHKQIIKFAKNALDSGCDSLKIQPLFLLPGVHVMEDIPAQVALAQQAIGQNIKIFLQPYLGSHPGLECLLAKQLIATKAEAKILLAHGSRRLEGNVPVEAMAAKIGAVAAYLGVSPRLEARVQELVGTGYKNLAIIPYFLFPGGMTDTVAQKQQELKLQFPEVNFQLTEPLGASKELVELIWDLLK
- a CDS encoding manganese catalase family protein, producing MFFHKKETIRPVNIADPNPRFAQLLLEQFGGATGELTAALQYWTQSLHCEHAGIKDMLQDIALEEFSHLEMIGKLIDSHTKNVDQTEAYKSTLFAVRGVGPHLLDSQGQAWSAAYINEGGDVVRDLRADIAAEAGARQTYESLIKLAPDDGTKEALVHLLTREISHTQMFMKALDSLGKLTDPFFGNIQPDSTVDIYYNLSTNGKDERGPWNEEPTFRYIADPVAEEK
- a CDS encoding DUF4359 domain-containing protein; amino-acid sequence: MRAITIITCLGVVGVAVLGMAMANTNPSQTKYEEYAVQTLSEYLKSNVCKKSPNILENVIRMNCDKLLEAANPRMREIISISTEKQDFLIFSVYRTDFKLNNWVPSYKFETVGAFENFYTYNAQKQ
- a CDS encoding sucrose synthase gives rise to the protein MSELLQAVLNSEEKSDLRSLISELRQQEKKYLLRNDILNLYGEYCSKYEKPEQFYTASHLAKLVYYTQEIIQEESSLCFIIRPKIASQEVYRLTGDLSVQPMTVQELLDLRDRLVNRHNPNEGDLLELDFGPFYDYTPVIRDPKNIGKGVQFLNRYLSSKLFADPKQWLEGLFNFLRLHQYNGVQLLINQRIQSQQQLSDQVKKAISFVSDRPSEEPYEEFRFEMQVMGFEPGWGHTAQRVQESLSILDELIDSPDPQTLEAFISRIPMIFRIVLVSAHGWFGQEGVLGRPDTGGQVVYVLDQAKNLEKQLQEDVMLAGLEGLNVKPKVIILSRLIPNSDGTLCNQRLEKVHDTENAWILRVPLREFNPNMTQNWISRFEFWPYLETFAIDSEKELLAEFQGKPDLIVGNYTDGNLVAFLLSRRLRVTQCNIAHALEKSKYLFSNLYWQDLEDKYHFSLQFSADLLAMNAANFIISSTYQEIVGTPDSVGQYESLKCFTMPELYHVVNGIELFSPKFNVVPPGVNENAYFPYTRTQDRVESDRLRLEEMLFTLEDDSQIFGRLDDPTKRPLFSMARLDRIKNLTGLAECFGQNQQLQEQCNLILVAGKLRVEESGDNEERDEIVKLYQIIEQYNLYGKIRWLGVRLTKSDSGEIYRVIADHQGIFVQPALFEAFGLTILESMISGLPTFATQFGGPLEIIQDKVNGFYINPTNLEETAEKLLEFVQKCGQNPNYWNQISKQAIDRVYSTYTWKIHTSKLLSLARIYGFWNFISKENREDLLRYIEALFYLIYKPRAQQLLEQHKHR